The following are from one region of the Carnobacterium gallinarum DSM 4847 genome:
- a CDS encoding ROK family protein, with product MMYGAIEAGGTKFVCAVSDENFEIKERVSLPTTTPEETLAKVFEFFDQFELTSIGIGSFGPIDVNKKSNTYGYVTTTPKVAWTNYNFLGAVKERYPIPVGWTTDVNAAALGELKKGAAQGLESCIYLTVGTGVGGGAVINGKLLEGYGHPEMGHLLVRLHPDETYKGFCPYHGNCLEGIAAGPAIEGRYGKKGHELADQAHVWEMEAYYLAQALVNYTLILSPERIVLGGGVMKQEQLYPLIRKEFEKLMAGYVAVPSLEEYIVAPGLGDNAGITGCLLLAEAELKK from the coding sequence ATGATGTATGGTGCAATTGAAGCTGGCGGAACGAAATTTGTTTGTGCAGTTAGTGATGAGAACTTTGAAATTAAAGAACGTGTTAGTCTACCTACAACAACTCCAGAAGAAACTTTAGCAAAAGTATTTGAGTTTTTTGATCAATTTGAATTAACTTCTATTGGGATTGGATCATTTGGTCCGATTGATGTAAATAAAAAATCGAATACCTATGGTTACGTTACAACAACACCAAAAGTAGCATGGACAAATTATAACTTTTTAGGTGCTGTTAAGGAACGTTATCCAATACCTGTTGGTTGGACAACAGATGTAAACGCTGCAGCACTAGGTGAATTAAAAAAGGGTGCAGCACAAGGTTTAGAAAGTTGTATTTATTTAACAGTTGGAACTGGAGTTGGTGGGGGAGCTGTTATTAATGGTAAATTACTTGAAGGATATGGGCATCCAGAAATGGGACATTTATTAGTTCGTCTTCATCCCGATGAAACATATAAAGGCTTTTGTCCTTATCATGGAAATTGCTTAGAGGGAATTGCAGCTGGACCAGCTATTGAAGGGCGTTATGGTAAAAAAGGACATGAACTTGCAGATCAAGCGCATGTTTGGGAGATGGAAGCCTATTATTTAGCTCAAGCATTAGTGAACTATACCCTTATTTTAAGTCCAGAACGAATTGTATTAGGTGGAGGAGTTATGAAGCAAGAACAACTTTATCCATTGATCCGGAAAGAATTTGAAAAATTAATGGCCGGTTATGTTGCAGTTCCATCGTTAGAAGAGTATATCGTCGCTCCAGGATTAGGTGATAATGCTGGTATTACTGGATGTTTATTATTGGCAGAAGCTGAATTAAAAAAATAA
- a CDS encoding peptidylprolyl isomerase — protein sequence MTQFSQLTTEVAPNEKLVTMKTTMGDIKIKLFPEVAPKTVENFLGLAAKGYYDGIIFHRVIPDFMIQGGDPTGTGMGGESLWGDSFNDEFSKEAFNLNGALSMANAGPNTNGSQFFIVSNTEVPKNMLDQLEGSGYPKEVIEAYAEKGGTPWLDFRHSVFGQVIEGMDIVYDIQNVKRGAQDKPVHGVRIETIEIAD from the coding sequence ATGACTCAATTTTCACAATTAACAACAGAAGTAGCACCAAACGAAAAGTTAGTAACAATGAAAACAACAATGGGAGATATTAAAATTAAACTTTTCCCTGAAGTAGCACCAAAAACAGTAGAAAACTTTTTAGGTTTAGCTGCAAAAGGTTATTATGATGGTATCATCTTCCACCGTGTAATTCCAGATTTCATGATTCAAGGTGGCGATCCTACTGGAACAGGTATGGGGGGCGAAAGTCTTTGGGGCGATTCGTTTAATGATGAATTTTCAAAAGAAGCCTTCAATCTAAATGGAGCTTTATCAATGGCGAATGCTGGTCCTAATACAAATGGTAGCCAATTCTTTATTGTATCAAATACAGAAGTACCAAAGAATATGCTAGATCAATTAGAAGGTTCCGGTTATCCTAAAGAAGTAATTGAAGCATATGCTGAAAAAGGTGGAACTCCTTGGTTAGATTTCCGTCACAGTGTTTTCGGTCAAGTTATTGAAGGCATGGACATTGTTTATGATATTCAAAATGTTAAACGTGGAGCGCAAGATAAACCTGTGCATGGCGTTCGCATTGAAACAATTGAAATTGCTGATTAA
- a CDS encoding divergent PAP2 family protein yields the protein MILFSNFPLIAALIAIIFSQFIKVPVAFLFRKKTTWALSVSTGGMPSSHSAGVTALITALILTYGWDSPYVAIAITFGVIVMFDAMGVRRQSGEQGLVLNQLIIDLQNLKINFNENEESPKREQQRDKHIKEYLGHKPLEVFFGSLTGIAVAYITQIILLHFGYIG from the coding sequence ATGATTTTATTTTCTAATTTCCCTTTAATTGCAGCTTTAATTGCAATTATATTTTCACAATTTATTAAAGTTCCAGTAGCCTTTTTGTTTAGAAAAAAAACTACTTGGGCACTTTCAGTTTCTACTGGTGGGATGCCTAGTTCCCATTCAGCTGGTGTAACAGCTTTGATTACTGCACTTATTCTAACTTACGGCTGGGATTCACCTTATGTTGCAATTGCGATCACATTTGGAGTGATTGTAATGTTTGATGCAATGGGCGTTCGTCGTCAGAGTGGCGAGCAAGGTTTAGTCCTTAATCAATTAATTATTGATTTGCAAAATTTGAAAATCAATTTTAATGAGAATGAGGAAAGCCCCAAACGTGAACAACAACGAGATAAACATATTAAAGAATATCTAGGTCATAAACCATTAGAAGTCTTTTTCGGTAGTTTAACGGGAATCGCTGTGGCCTATATCACCCAGATAATCTTACTTCACTTTGGCTATATTGGTTAA
- a CDS encoding NAD(P)/FAD-dependent oxidoreductase, translating to MESIDTIFDITIIGGGPVGMFAAFYGGMRNAKVKIIESLPKLGGQLATLYPEKKIYDIAGFPEVKAQDLVNNLEQQMSRFETTICLEEEVLTIVKNTDNIFVIKTGKQTHYSKTVIVTAGNGAFQPRRLELEDSLRYEGTSLHYYINNLNKFKDRRVAISGGGDSAVDWALMLEPIASEVFLIHRRNQFRAHEHSVSLLEQSKVQLKTPFIPTKINGTDRNLDSITLKEVRGDQTEDLKIDDLLVNYGFISSIATIKNWGLSIERNALVVNSKMETSLPGIYAAGDICTYSGKVKLIAAGFGEAPTAINNAMSYIYPDSRVQPMHSTSLF from the coding sequence GTGGAATCTATAGATACTATTTTTGACATTACGATTATCGGCGGTGGCCCTGTCGGTATGTTTGCTGCTTTTTACGGTGGTATGCGCAATGCAAAAGTTAAAATAATCGAAAGTCTGCCTAAATTAGGTGGACAACTTGCAACTTTATATCCTGAAAAAAAAATTTATGATATCGCTGGTTTTCCAGAAGTGAAAGCACAGGATTTAGTTAATAATTTAGAACAGCAAATGTCTCGTTTTGAGACAACAATATGTTTAGAAGAAGAAGTTCTTACAATTGTAAAAAATACAGATAATATATTTGTTATAAAGACAGGAAAGCAAACTCATTATTCTAAAACAGTTATTGTGACAGCTGGAAACGGTGCGTTTCAACCTCGTAGATTAGAATTGGAAGACAGCTTACGCTATGAAGGTACTTCCCTTCACTACTATATCAATAATCTAAATAAGTTCAAAGATCGCCGAGTTGCGATTAGTGGTGGTGGTGATTCCGCAGTAGATTGGGCTTTAATGTTAGAGCCCATTGCTTCTGAAGTCTTTTTAATTCATCGCCGTAATCAGTTTAGGGCTCATGAACATAGTGTTTCGTTACTTGAACAATCAAAAGTACAGTTAAAAACACCCTTTATCCCAACTAAAATTAATGGAACTGATCGTAATTTGGATAGCATTACATTAAAAGAAGTTCGTGGCGATCAAACAGAAGATTTAAAAATTGATGATTTACTCGTTAATTATGGGTTTATCTCTTCTATTGCTACTATTAAAAATTGGGGGTTGTCCATTGAACGAAATGCACTTGTTGTGAATAGCAAAATGGAAACCTCACTTCCAGGAATTTATGCAGCTGGAGATATTTGTACCTATAGTGGCAAGGTGAAATTAATTGCTGCTGGTTTTGGTGAAGCTCCTACTGCCATAAATAATGCCATGAGCTACATCTATCCTGATTCTCGAGTTCAACCGATGCATAGTACTAGCTTATTCTAA
- a CDS encoding beta-galactosidase yields the protein MGCNTVETYIPWNLHKPKKEQFNFFGLAEFNQSL from the coding sequence ATGGGATGTAATACAGTCGAAACTTATATTCCTTGGAATTTGCATAAACCTAAAAAAGAACAATTTAATTTTTTTGGCTTAGCAGAGTTTAATCAAAGTTTATAG
- a CDS encoding YuzB family protein produces the protein MNPIVEFCVNNAANGTQPIIDQLEHEGKVEVVTYDCLNECVVCAKDFFALVEGKLVRAATPTELVTKIYNSLEEDGWLE, from the coding sequence ATGAATCCAATCGTTGAATTTTGTGTAAATAATGCAGCAAATGGAACTCAACCGATTATTGATCAATTAGAACATGAAGGCAAGGTTGAAGTTGTTACTTATGATTGTTTAAATGAATGTGTTGTATGTGCAAAGGATTTTTTTGCATTAGTAGAAGGGAAGCTAGTTCGTGCTGCAACTCCAACAGAATTAGTGACTAAAATCTACAATTCTTTGGAAGAAGATGGTTGGTTAGAATAA
- a CDS encoding phosphatidylglycerophosphatase A family protein has product MKNSEIVYQKALELLKERGVELVEIADLVMFLQQSYIEDLTVDSCLEHVEAVLKKREVQNAIITGIQLDILAEQKQLMQPLQDIISEDEGLYGMDEILALSIVNVYGSIGLTNFGYIDKVKPGILKKLNSHDNGQVHTFLDDIVGAIAASAASRLAHSDPTKSTITQ; this is encoded by the coding sequence ATGAAGAATTCTGAAATTGTTTATCAAAAAGCCCTTGAATTACTAAAAGAAAGAGGCGTAGAATTAGTTGAAATTGCTGATTTAGTCATGTTTTTACAACAATCTTACATTGAAGATTTAACAGTAGATAGTTGCTTAGAACATGTTGAAGCTGTTTTGAAAAAACGTGAAGTTCAAAATGCCATTATTACTGGAATTCAGTTAGATATTTTAGCAGAACAAAAACAGTTAATGCAACCTCTACAAGATATTATTAGCGAAGACGAAGGTTTATATGGAATGGATGAAATTTTAGCCTTATCTATTGTAAATGTCTATGGATCAATTGGTCTAACTAATTTCGGCTATATTGATAAGGTAAAGCCTGGCATTCTAAAAAAATTAAATAGTCATGATAACGGGCAAGTTCATACATTTCTAGATGACATTGTTGGTGCAATCGCCGCATCTGCTGCTAGTCGCTTAGCCCATTCTGATCCTACTAAAAGTACCATTACTCAATAA
- a CDS encoding TIGR01906 family membrane protein yields MKLKITHFFGITCLFLFMISLSIALTINMFPLYWFDIDYLGITDYVSVSKETLIKNYGVLMSYLNFPWVTSLNMPDFVSSDKGLLHFYEVKRLFLLDYGILVISGIGSFFFLRYLKLKKMYWILIRPFQIASIVPVVITFFIAVSFDQLFVLFHEVFFNNDAWQFDYVTDPIINALPQEFFMHCFILAVVLIEIQFLMGYFFSKRTIKI; encoded by the coding sequence ATGAAATTAAAAATAACGCATTTTTTCGGGATAACTTGCTTGTTTTTATTTATGATATCACTATCCATTGCTCTAACGATTAATATGTTTCCATTATATTGGTTTGATATTGATTATTTAGGTATTACGGATTATGTATCTGTTTCTAAAGAAACTTTGATTAAAAATTATGGAGTATTAATGAGTTATTTGAATTTTCCTTGGGTAACTAGTTTGAATATGCCTGATTTTGTTAGTTCAGATAAAGGTCTACTACATTTTTATGAGGTAAAGCGTTTATTTTTATTAGATTATGGTATTTTAGTGATTAGTGGCATAGGATCATTTTTCTTTTTACGTTATTTAAAATTGAAAAAAATGTACTGGATTTTAATTCGCCCATTCCAAATTGCCTCAATTGTGCCAGTAGTTATAACTTTTTTTATTGCAGTTAGCTTTGATCAATTATTTGTACTTTTTCATGAGGTCTTTTTTAATAATGATGCATGGCAGTTTGATTATGTAACGGATCCGATTATCAATGCCTTGCCTCAAGAATTCTTTATGCATTGCTTTATTTTAGCAGTTGTTTTAATTGAAATTCAGTTTTTGATGGGCTATTTCTTTTCAAAACGTACGATAAAAATATAA
- a CDS encoding TIGR01457 family HAD-type hydrolase → MKYKGYLIDLDGTMYRGKEAIPEATAFVQRLQQAEIPFLFVTNNTTKSQADVVANLSQNFDIHVSEAEVYTGSVATAAYLKEQNAGNKVFAIGEAGLKEALSTAGFVEEQVNPDYVVVALDREARYHDFELATLAIHRGARFISTNKDSNLPSEQGLIPGAGALTALVIAATKQQPTYIGKPEAIIMNEALKVIGLTKEEVIMVGDNYETDIMAGIQNDIDSLLVFSGFTKREDLNKVSQQPTYCVDSLAEWEFK, encoded by the coding sequence ATGAAATATAAAGGTTATTTAATTGATTTAGATGGAACGATGTATCGTGGAAAAGAAGCGATTCCAGAAGCAACTGCATTTGTTCAACGTTTGCAACAAGCAGAAATACCTTTTTTATTTGTAACAAACAATACAACAAAATCTCAAGCTGATGTAGTCGCGAATTTAAGCCAAAATTTTGATATTCATGTAAGCGAAGCAGAAGTTTATACAGGCTCAGTTGCTACAGCTGCCTATTTAAAAGAGCAAAATGCAGGGAATAAAGTTTTTGCTATTGGTGAAGCAGGTTTGAAAGAAGCTTTGTCTACAGCTGGTTTTGTAGAAGAACAGGTGAATCCTGATTATGTGGTTGTTGCGTTAGACCGGGAAGCACGTTATCATGATTTTGAATTAGCCACTTTAGCGATTCATCGTGGCGCACGTTTTATTTCCACCAACAAAGATTCTAACTTACCAAGTGAACAGGGGTTAATTCCTGGTGCGGGAGCATTAACAGCGTTGGTGATTGCTGCTACTAAACAACAACCAACCTATATTGGCAAGCCAGAAGCTATTATTATGAATGAAGCCTTAAAAGTAATTGGTTTAACTAAAGAAGAGGTTATTATGGTTGGAGATAATTATGAAACAGATATTATGGCAGGTATCCAAAATGATATTGATAGCTTGTTAGTATTCTCTGGATTTACGAAACGAGAAGATTTAAATAAGGTTAGCCAACAGCCAACATATTGTGTAGATTCATTGGCGGAATGGGAGTTTAAATGA
- a CDS encoding YutD family protein yields the protein MSEKKEEKLTNVAEALVEEVHGSRDETETVKTTVDSGSEMAVEDELEEENQLIRVIDSKNLVIEGRKYEIVMNYRDGFSIEKLTERYSDILSKYDYIVADWGFEQLRLKGFYDDKNRKVPQEQRIGSLQDYLYEFCNFGCAYFVLQRMGGRKEKFERPKRSRNRNTANPNQGNKETGKATKVTPKDTTSSTKNKKSHSTKSNQPAKQKSENQRNTTKPTKKPFVTKKVPAKTEKKPVIQVEKPAVESVKEKNGQRHFNIRRNDVEKVKNKE from the coding sequence TTGTCAGAGAAAAAAGAAGAAAAATTAACGAATGTGGCTGAGGCGTTAGTTGAGGAAGTTCATGGTTCAAGAGATGAAACAGAGACGGTAAAAACGACAGTTGATAGCGGATCAGAAATGGCAGTAGAGGATGAACTTGAAGAAGAGAACCAATTAATTCGAGTAATTGATAGCAAAAATCTAGTCATAGAAGGACGTAAATATGAAATAGTAATGAATTATCGTGATGGTTTTTCCATTGAAAAGTTAACGGAACGCTATAGCGACATTTTAAGTAAATATGATTATATCGTTGCAGATTGGGGGTTTGAACAGCTACGTTTAAAAGGTTTTTATGATGATAAAAATCGTAAAGTTCCTCAAGAACAACGAATTGGTTCACTACAGGATTATTTATATGAATTTTGTAATTTTGGTTGTGCTTATTTTGTTTTACAAAGAATGGGCGGGCGCAAAGAGAAGTTTGAACGACCAAAACGTTCAAGAAATCGAAATACAGCTAATCCGAATCAAGGGAACAAAGAAACGGGTAAAGCGACGAAAGTAACACCAAAAGATACTACCTCTTCAACTAAAAATAAGAAAAGTCATTCGACTAAATCGAATCAGCCGGCTAAGCAAAAATCAGAGAATCAACGAAATACAACAAAACCGACAAAGAAACCATTTGTAACGAAGAAGGTTCCAGCAAAAACAGAAAAGAAACCGGTTATACAAGTAGAAAAGCCGGCAGTTGAATCAGTAAAAGAAAAAAATGGTCAACGTCACTTTAATATTCGCCGAAATGATGTTGAAAAAGTAAAAAATAAAGAATAG
- a CDS encoding bifunctional metallophosphatase/5'-nucleotidase: MEQVHIYHTNDIHSHFENWPRIQAYLTTEQKRHQLLNDNVLTFDIGDACDRVHPLTEATDGKANIQMLNEGHYEAVTIGNNEGIGNSKKQLNQLYQEANFSVLLANLLDHQTGEAPDWALPFQLYETNAGHRIGVFGLTAPFPTSYGPLGWKVQEPDDCLPEILELLSPLADTIILLSHLGIIEDRRIAEMYPMIDLIIGSHTHHLLPVGEQVRQTFITAAGKFGLYVGHIILEIKDSQLSKVSASVVETATLPVAPNEEQQITSYQVEGHRLLAQQKIAEIPHDFSVRWIGSSPLVELGLKALKDYANTDVAILNAGLFMEPLPKGIISNDNLHNILPHPMRGMTCTMDGANLYRVIREMEKNRGYLRNFAIKGMGFRGEVFGEICYDGVSYQPELDRVLWLGEPIDFEKQYTFATVDHFLYIPFFPTIEIISQNQVIFPYFIRNVLGQYLTRNYPIQ; encoded by the coding sequence ATGGAACAGGTGCATATTTATCATACAAATGATATCCATTCACATTTTGAAAACTGGCCAAGAATTCAGGCTTATCTAACAACTGAACAAAAACGTCATCAACTATTAAATGATAATGTACTCACTTTTGATATTGGTGATGCATGTGATCGTGTTCATCCTTTAACTGAAGCAACTGATGGTAAAGCAAATATTCAGATGTTAAATGAAGGGCACTATGAAGCAGTTACGATTGGAAATAATGAAGGAATTGGAAATTCAAAAAAACAATTGAATCAACTTTATCAAGAAGCAAATTTTTCCGTTTTATTGGCTAATCTATTAGATCATCAAACAGGAGAAGCGCCAGACTGGGCTTTGCCTTTTCAATTATATGAAACGAATGCTGGACATCGGATTGGTGTTTTTGGTTTAACAGCTCCTTTTCCAACAAGTTATGGACCTTTAGGCTGGAAAGTCCAAGAACCAGATGATTGTCTTCCTGAAATACTAGAGCTATTATCACCTTTGGCAGACACGATTATTTTATTATCTCATTTAGGAATTATTGAGGATCGACGAATTGCAGAGATGTATCCAATGATTGATTTAATTATTGGGTCACATACGCATCATTTATTGCCAGTTGGTGAACAAGTGCGACAAACATTTATTACTGCTGCTGGGAAATTTGGGTTGTATGTAGGGCACATTATTTTAGAAATTAAAGATTCACAATTAAGTAAGGTTAGCGCCAGCGTAGTCGAAACAGCTACATTACCGGTTGCTCCAAATGAAGAGCAACAAATTACGAGTTATCAGGTAGAAGGTCATCGTTTACTGGCTCAACAAAAAATTGCTGAAATACCACATGATTTTTCAGTACGTTGGATTGGCTCTTCTCCATTGGTAGAGTTAGGATTAAAGGCGTTGAAAGATTATGCAAATACAGACGTTGCTATTTTAAATGCGGGTTTATTTATGGAACCTTTACCAAAAGGTATAATTTCTAATGATAATCTGCATAATATATTGCCTCACCCAATGCGAGGAATGACATGTACAATGGACGGAGCCAATCTTTATCGAGTCATTCGTGAGATGGAAAAAAATCGAGGTTATTTACGCAATTTTGCGATTAAGGGAATGGGATTTCGTGGTGAAGTATTTGGTGAAATTTGTTATGATGGTGTGTCTTATCAACCAGAGTTAGATCGGGTTTTATGGTTAGGTGAGCCTATTGATTTTGAGAAACAGTATACATTTGCTACGGTGGATCATTTTCTGTATATTCCGTTTTTCCCAACAATTGAAATTATCAGTCAAAACCAAGTGATTTTTCCTTATTTTATTCGCAATGTTCTTGGACAATATTTAACTAGGAACTATCCAATCCAGTAA
- a CDS encoding methylated-DNA--[protein]-cysteine S-methyltransferase, whose translation MILDTPVGWLNILEDSKGITNIIFLTKDEAKLIPKTEPLENPFATQLALELADYFAGARQIFSVPLSIQTGTAFQRQVWQALTEIPFGEIKSYSDVALAIDNPKAVRAIGQANRNNPIPIVIPCHRVIGKNGSMTGYSGSSEEGLNKKRYLLNLEQAIS comes from the coding sequence ATGATTTTAGATACACCTGTCGGTTGGTTAAATATCCTTGAAGATTCAAAAGGAATTACCAATATTATTTTTTTAACTAAAGATGAGGCAAAACTTATACCAAAAACAGAACCCTTAGAGAATCCGTTTGCAACCCAATTAGCCCTAGAACTAGCAGATTATTTTGCTGGAGCGCGTCAAATCTTTTCTGTTCCATTATCTATACAAACTGGAACAGCTTTTCAACGACAAGTTTGGCAAGCACTTACTGAAATTCCATTTGGCGAAATTAAAAGCTACAGTGATGTCGCATTAGCAATCGATAATCCTAAAGCTGTTCGTGCAATTGGCCAAGCAAATCGCAATAATCCAATTCCAATCGTGATTCCTTGTCACCGTGTTATTGGGAAAAATGGTTCAATGACCGGTTACAGTGGTTCTTCTGAAGAAGGACTCAATAAAAAGCGCTATTTATTGAATTTAGAACAAGCAATTTCATAA
- a CDS encoding ABC-F family ATP-binding cassette domain-containing protein translates to MLVYVEAITKSYGSLTLFEELSMKIPTGHKIGLVGDNGSGKSSLFKLIIGCEPVSKGVIIRKKGLTIGYLEQLPQVSDGITVQAVIEATFKELIQLGQELKRIEQEMASSNQEELIDRYGRLQEQFIQFGGYELEFRIEKMTSGLGIHHLLNQPFNQLSGGEQTKVGLVQVLLQEPTLLLLDEPTNHLDLKSIEWLESYLKDYQGTMVVISHDRRFLDEVVTEIYELEDNQIQVYQGNYSVYVELKKQHLAQEMLNFQEQQKKIKKLETAIRRYRQWGNESGNEDMFKKAKNMEKRLARIEQLKHPIMEKDQIKLKLAVAERSGKKVVRIENMTKCYGSKVLFKNMDFQLLWSKHVGVVGENGVGKSTLINLILKNSQPDSGKVELGEQVKIGYLPQKVEFRDENLSILETFRIEVGMEEGEARHFLARFLFYSYEVFRLVKNLSGGERMRLKLAILMKQDTNFLVLDEPTNHLDISTREVVEEVLMGYSGTILAVSHDRYFLDKLFSEILWLTSKNATVYPGDFQWAREKQLANEEQLLEESKVSQKLKKKRTTKKALVPTIADIELEIEQATIEFNQIEQKLNNETEFVILADLVQERDQLSKKISQLETVWLESMD, encoded by the coding sequence ATGTTAGTATATGTAGAAGCAATTACAAAAAGTTATGGAAGTTTAACTCTATTTGAGGAGTTATCAATGAAAATTCCGACAGGTCATAAGATTGGTTTAGTTGGGGATAATGGTAGTGGAAAATCGAGTTTATTCAAGCTGATTATTGGTTGTGAACCTGTTTCAAAAGGAGTGATTATTCGGAAAAAGGGTTTAACTATTGGGTATTTAGAGCAGTTGCCTCAAGTTTCGGATGGAATTACGGTTCAAGCGGTTATTGAAGCAACATTTAAAGAACTAATTCAACTAGGACAAGAGTTAAAACGTATCGAACAGGAAATGGCTAGCTCAAATCAAGAAGAGCTTATAGATAGGTATGGACGTTTACAAGAACAATTTATTCAATTTGGCGGTTATGAATTAGAGTTTCGGATTGAAAAAATGACATCTGGTTTAGGCATCCATCATCTATTAAATCAGCCATTCAATCAATTAAGTGGTGGCGAACAAACCAAAGTTGGATTGGTGCAAGTTTTACTACAAGAACCAACATTACTTTTATTGGACGAACCTACCAATCATCTAGACTTGAAATCGATTGAATGGCTTGAAAGTTATTTAAAGGATTATCAAGGAACTATGGTGGTGATTTCTCATGATCGACGTTTCCTAGATGAGGTTGTAACGGAGATTTATGAATTAGAAGACAATCAAATTCAAGTATATCAAGGGAATTATTCTGTATATGTAGAACTAAAAAAACAGCATTTAGCACAAGAAATGTTGAATTTTCAAGAACAACAGAAAAAAATAAAAAAACTAGAAACAGCGATTCGCCGCTATCGTCAATGGGGCAATGAGAGTGGCAATGAAGATATGTTTAAAAAAGCTAAAAATATGGAAAAACGGTTAGCTCGCATTGAACAATTAAAGCATCCAATTATGGAAAAGGATCAAATTAAATTGAAACTAGCAGTGGCTGAACGAAGTGGCAAAAAAGTTGTCAGAATTGAAAATATGACTAAATGTTATGGTTCTAAAGTATTGTTTAAAAATATGGATTTTCAATTATTATGGTCAAAACATGTTGGGGTTGTTGGAGAAAATGGTGTTGGCAAGTCTACCTTAATCAATTTAATTTTAAAAAATAGTCAACCAGATTCTGGTAAAGTTGAATTAGGTGAACAAGTAAAGATTGGGTATTTACCACAAAAGGTTGAATTTAGAGATGAAAATCTTTCTATTCTTGAAACTTTTCGTATAGAAGTAGGAATGGAAGAAGGGGAGGCACGTCATTTTTTAGCTCGTTTTTTATTTTATAGTTATGAGGTTTTTCGTTTAGTTAAAAATTTAAGTGGTGGCGAACGAATGCGCTTAAAGCTTGCTATATTAATGAAGCAAGATACGAATTTTTTAGTTTTAGATGAACCGACAAATCACTTAGATATTTCAACAAGAGAAGTTGTTGAAGAGGTGTTGATGGGATATTCAGGAACGATACTGGCTGTTTCTCATGATCGATATTTTTTAGATAAACTTTTTAGTGAGATTCTTTGGCTAACATCAAAAAATGCGACTGTTTATCCTGGGGATTTTCAATGGGCACGTGAAAAACAATTAGCAAATGAAGAACAGTTGCTAGAAGAAAGCAAGGTTAGCCAGAAACTGAAAAAGAAGAGAACAACAAAGAAAGCATTAGTGCCTACAATTGCTGATATTGAGTTAGAGATAGAACAAGCAACCATAGAGTTTAATCAAATCGAGCAAAAATTAAATAATGAAACAGAATTTGTTATTTTAGCTGATTTAGTGCAAGAACGTGATCAATTGAGTAAAAAAATCAGTCAATTGGAGACAGTGTGGCTTGAGTCAATGGACTAA
- a CDS encoding amino acid ABC transporter ATP-binding protein has translation MIEFKQVEKYYGQFHALKTINLSIKKGEVVVVIGPSGSGKSTMLRCINGLEEITEGSLLINDIDLHSKTTNINEVRKNMGMVFQHFNLYPHKTVLENITLAPIKVLKKSKEEAITLAESLLEKVGMLDKKDSFPSQLSGGQQQRIAIARGLAMQPEVMLFDEPTSALDPEMIGEVLEVMKNLAREGMSMVVVTHEMGFAREVADRVIFMADGQILEDAEAQAFYDAPQEIRAQQFLSKIINH, from the coding sequence ATGATTGAATTTAAACAAGTGGAAAAATACTATGGTCAATTTCATGCATTAAAAACAATTAATTTATCAATAAAAAAAGGCGAAGTTGTGGTTGTAATTGGCCCTTCTGGCTCCGGAAAAAGTACAATGTTACGCTGTATTAATGGATTAGAAGAAATTACTGAAGGCTCTTTACTCATTAATGATATTGATCTACACAGTAAAACAACGAATATTAATGAAGTCCGTAAAAATATGGGAATGGTTTTTCAACACTTTAATCTTTATCCTCATAAAACGGTGTTAGAAAATATTACATTAGCACCTATCAAAGTGTTAAAAAAATCAAAAGAAGAGGCAATTACGTTAGCAGAATCTCTATTAGAGAAAGTCGGAATGTTAGACAAAAAAGATTCTTTTCCTTCTCAATTATCTGGTGGACAACAACAACGAATTGCTATTGCTAGAGGGTTAGCGATGCAACCAGAAGTTATGCTTTTTGATGAACCTACTTCTGCTTTAGATCCCGAAATGATTGGTGAAGTATTAGAAGTAATGAAAAACTTAGCTCGTGAAGGAATGTCGATGGTTGTTGTTACTCATGAAATGGGCTTTGCCCGTGAAGTAGCTGATCGTGTTATCTTTATGGCAGATGGTCAAATTCTAGAAGATGCTGAAGCACAGGCTTTCTATGATGCTCCACAAGAAATTAGAGCACAACAGTTCTTAAGCAAAATTATCAATCATTAA